A genome region from Dolichospermum compactum NIES-806 includes the following:
- a CDS encoding type II toxin-antitoxin system VapC family toxin has product MIFVDTGALFASVVPSDSNHKNAILWLTNNTHSLVTTDYVIDETLTLLRARGETKREIILGEAFFSGKLATIYYLTEEDIRSTWQIFRDYSDKEWSFTDCSSKVVMNKLDIIQAFSFDYHFRQFGVFQVVP; this is encoded by the coding sequence ATGATTTTTGTAGATACGGGTGCTTTGTTTGCTAGTGTTGTTCCTTCAGATTCCAACCATAAAAACGCTATTTTATGGTTAACGAATAATACACATTCTTTAGTAACAACTGATTATGTAATTGATGAAACATTAACTTTATTAAGAGCAAGAGGAGAAACCAAAAGAGAAATTATTTTAGGTGAAGCTTTCTTCTCAGGCAAATTAGCAACTATATATTATTTAACAGAAGAAGATATTCGCTCAACTTGGCAGATTTTTCGTGATTATTCTGACAAAGAATGGAGTTTCACAGATTGTAGTAGTAAAGTTGTCATGAACAAGTTAGATATTATCCAAGCATTTTCATTTGATTATCATTTTCGTCAATTTGGTGTTTTTCAAGTCGTTCCGTAA
- the argJ gene encoding bifunctional ornithine acetyltransferase/N-acetylglutamate synthase — translation MADWQIITGGVTAARGYKAAGITAGLKASGLPDLALIVSDVEAIAAGVFTTSQVKAACVDYCRQVLQGKHSARAILCNAGQANAATGEQGIKDAQECADLLGQELGINPESILLASTGVIGQRIKMDILRGGIPKVVAELSETGSDAAAGAIVTTDLITKSIALETIIHDRPVRIGGIAKGSGMIHPNMATMLAFVTCDAAVSSTLWQQMLTRAADRSFNSITVDGDTSTNDCLIALANGQSRTPAITEMGAEAQNLEAMLTYVCQHLAKAIARDGEGATCLIEVQVSGAQDELSARQIAKTIAGSSLVKAAIFGHDPNWGRIAAAAGRAGVRFEQENLSVKLGDILLFETGQPLPFDKAAASAYLKAAANGQYLQSDTVLISVGVGNGHGTGQAWGCDLSYDYVKINAEYTT, via the coding sequence ATGGCAGATTGGCAAATAATTACTGGTGGTGTGACAGCAGCGCGGGGGTATAAAGCAGCGGGAATTACAGCGGGACTAAAAGCTTCGGGATTACCAGATTTAGCCTTAATTGTATCAGATGTGGAGGCGATCGCTGCTGGTGTATTTACCACTAGCCAAGTTAAAGCAGCTTGTGTAGATTACTGTCGTCAAGTATTACAAGGGAAACATAGCGCTAGAGCCATCCTTTGCAATGCAGGACAAGCCAACGCCGCAACAGGTGAACAAGGCATTAAAGATGCTCAAGAATGTGCAGACTTGTTAGGTCAAGAATTGGGTATTAACCCAGAATCCATTTTATTAGCTTCCACCGGCGTAATTGGTCAACGGATTAAAATGGATATTTTGCGGGGTGGTATCCCCAAAGTAGTTGCAGAACTATCAGAAACAGGTTCAGACGCAGCCGCAGGAGCAATTGTGACTACAGATTTAATCACCAAATCCATCGCCTTAGAAACCATTATCCATGACCGTCCAGTGCGAATTGGTGGTATTGCTAAAGGTTCAGGAATGATTCACCCCAACATGGCGACAATGTTAGCCTTTGTTACCTGTGATGCGGCGGTCTCTTCGACGCTTTGGCAACAAATGTTAACCAGAGCCGCAGATAGAAGCTTCAATTCTATCACCGTCGACGGTGACACAAGTACAAATGATTGTTTAATTGCTTTAGCAAATGGTCAATCTCGCACCCCAGCAATTACCGAAATGGGGGCAGAAGCCCAGAATCTAGAAGCTATGTTAACTTATGTATGCCAGCATTTAGCGAAAGCGATCGCTCGTGATGGTGAAGGGGCAACTTGTTTAATAGAAGTCCAAGTCAGTGGCGCTCAAGATGAATTATCAGCCCGTCAAATCGCCAAAACCATTGCAGGTTCATCTTTAGTCAAAGCCGCCATTTTTGGTCATGATCCCAATTGGGGACGGATAGCGGCTGCTGCCGGTCGCGCTGGAGTCCGATTTGAACAAGAAAACCTCTCTGTTAAATTAGGGGATATTTTACTATTTGAAACTGGTCAACCTTTACCTTTTGATAAAGCCGCAGCTAGTGCATATTTGAAAGCAGCAGCTAATGGTCAATATCTGCAATCAGACACCGTGTTAATTTCCGTCGGTGTTGGTAATGGTCATGGCACAGGTCAGGCTTGGGGTTGTGACTTGAGTTATGATTATGTGAAAATTAACGCTGAGTATACAACCTAA
- a CDS encoding antitoxin family protein yields the protein MPVEAIYEQGTLRLSQPIKLAEGSKVQVIIIPLESNYQQKKTLEILQEIAELPLEGKTDPFDGKDHDQVLYCQ from the coding sequence ATGCCAGTAGAAGCCATTTATGAACAAGGAACATTAAGATTATCACAACCGATAAAACTAGCAGAAGGAAGTAAAGTCCAAGTAATTATCATTCCTCTAGAATCTAATTATCAACAGAAAAAAACATTAGAAATTTTACAAGAGATTGCTGAACTTCCTTTAGAGGGAAAAACAGATCCTTTTGACGGCAAAGATCATGATCAAGTTTTATATTGTCAATAG
- a CDS encoding DUF3800 domain-containing protein: protein MNQQDNIEFIIYIDESGSAKPNPKDQCPIFAMGGVLIKRNDEQIIKQLVSDFKTRWSILQEQPLHGNEIRSKKKGFAWLGKLSKVEQEQFLEDLTQTIISCPIVVHSCVISRQGYLNRYLEKYGENTWEMMKSAFSILIERSAKYAAINNGSLMVYFEAAGKNEDNLLKQYFYDLRAKGQSFNVATSDKYSPLSANDLSKLLIGIDSKTKANSIMQIADLCLYPVVRSKDNPDNQAFLALKNANLLVDCRLQQDQVTTLGIKYYCFDSP from the coding sequence ATGAATCAACAAGATAATATTGAATTTATTATATATATTGATGAATCTGGTAGTGCCAAACCAAATCCTAAAGATCAATGTCCTATTTTTGCTATGGGTGGGGTTTTGATTAAAAGGAATGATGAACAAATAATTAAACAATTAGTATCAGATTTTAAAACTCGCTGGAGTATTCTTCAAGAACAACCTTTGCATGGTAACGAAATACGCTCCAAGAAAAAAGGCTTTGCTTGGTTAGGTAAACTATCAAAAGTAGAACAAGAGCAATTTCTGGAAGATTTAACACAAACTATAATTAGTTGTCCTATAGTTGTTCATTCTTGTGTTATATCTCGACAAGGATATCTCAATCGCTATTTAGAAAAGTATGGTGAGAATACTTGGGAGATGATGAAAAGTGCATTTTCTATTTTAATAGAACGTAGTGCTAAGTATGCAGCTATTAATAATGGTAGTTTAATGGTTTATTTTGAAGCAGCAGGTAAAAATGAAGATAATCTGCTAAAACAATATTTTTATGATTTAAGAGCTAAAGGTCAATCTTTTAATGTTGCAACATCTGATAAATATTCACCTTTATCTGCTAATGATTTATCAAAACTGTTAATAGGAATAGACAGCAAGACAAAAGCTAATTCGATCATGCAAATTGCTGATTTGTGTTTGTACCCAGTTGTTCGGAGTAAAGACAATCCTGATAATCAGGCGTTTTTAGCTCTTAAAAATGCTAACTTGCTTGTGGATTGTAGGTTACAACAGGATCAAGTTACTACTTTGGGAATTAAGTATTATTGCTTTGATAGTCCCTAA
- the gatB gene encoding Asp-tRNA(Asn)/Glu-tRNA(Gln) amidotransferase subunit GatB, whose translation MTTATPVKTEYEAIIGLETHCQLSTNTKIFSNSSTAFGADPNTNIDPVCMGLPGVLPVLNAKVLEYAVKTGLALNCQIARYSKFDRKQYFYPDLPKNYQISQYDLPIAEHGWIEIELVDEAGNPSRKRIGITRLHMEEDAGKLVHAGSERLSGSTYSLVDYNRAGIPLVEIVSEPDLRTGQEAAEYAQELRRIVRYLGVSDGNMQEGSLRCDVNISVRPVGREQFGTKVEIKNMNSFSAIQKAIDYEIERQIAAIESGEKIVQETRLWEEGSQRTSSMRVKEGSSDYRYFPEPDLAPIEVTQTELDSWLSELPQLPASKRHYYENDLGLSAYDARVLTEDKPVADYFESAISKGANPKSAANWITQDIAGYLNKQKLTISEIKLTAVNLADVITRIENGKISNAQAKEKLTDLLNGVSPEEAFAGQELISDRTILEPIIDEIIAANAQQVEKYRKGNTNLKGFFVGQVLKKTDKRAEPKLTNQLVEEKLNAPM comes from the coding sequence ATGACCACAGCCACACCCGTAAAAACTGAATATGAAGCGATTATTGGTTTAGAAACCCATTGTCAACTCAGCACCAATACCAAAATTTTCTCCAACAGTTCCACAGCTTTTGGTGCTGACCCCAATACTAATATTGACCCTGTGTGCATGGGTTTACCAGGAGTTTTACCCGTACTTAACGCCAAAGTTCTCGAATACGCCGTGAAAACTGGTTTGGCTTTGAATTGTCAAATCGCTCGGTATAGTAAATTTGACCGCAAACAATATTTTTATCCTGATTTACCCAAAAATTACCAAATTTCTCAATATGATTTACCCATAGCTGAACATGGTTGGATAGAAATTGAATTGGTAGATGAAGCGGGAAACCCCAGCCGCAAACGCATTGGGATTACTCGTTTACACATGGAAGAGGATGCGGGAAAACTCGTCCACGCAGGGAGTGAAAGACTTTCTGGTTCTACCTATTCCCTCGTAGATTATAACCGTGCGGGGATTCCCTTGGTGGAAATTGTTTCTGAACCAGATTTGCGGACAGGACAAGAAGCGGCTGAATATGCCCAAGAACTGCGGCGGATTGTGCGCTATCTTGGTGTCAGTGATGGGAATATGCAAGAAGGATCTCTGCGTTGTGATGTGAATATTTCTGTCCGTCCGGTGGGACGTGAGCAATTTGGCACTAAGGTAGAAATTAAGAATATGAACTCCTTTAGTGCGATTCAAAAAGCGATTGATTATGAAATTGAGCGCCAAATCGCGGCTATTGAATCAGGAGAAAAGATTGTTCAAGAAACTCGGCTTTGGGAAGAAGGTTCACAACGTACCAGCAGTATGCGAGTGAAAGAAGGTTCTAGTGATTATCGTTATTTTCCTGAACCTGATTTAGCGCCCATTGAAGTCACCCAAACAGAATTGGATTCATGGTTAAGTGAATTACCCCAACTACCGGCGAGCAAACGCCATTATTATGAAAATGATTTGGGACTTTCGGCTTATGATGCGCGAGTCTTAACTGAGGATAAACCAGTTGCGGACTATTTTGAAAGTGCAATCTCTAAAGGTGCAAATCCCAAATCTGCGGCTAACTGGATTACTCAAGATATCGCTGGGTACTTAAACAAACAAAAACTCACCATTTCCGAAATTAAACTGACTGCTGTTAACCTAGCTGATGTGATTACTCGCATTGAAAATGGGAAAATCAGCAACGCTCAAGCTAAGGAAAAACTCACAGATTTACTCAATGGTGTTTCCCCAGAAGAAGCCTTTGCTGGTCAAGAACTGATTTCAGATCGTACCATTCTTGAACCTATCATTGATGAAATCATCGCCGCTAATGCTCAACAAGTCGAAAAATACCGCAAAGGTAACACCAACCTCAAAGGCTTTTTCGTGGGACAAGTCCTGAAAAAAACCGATAAACGCGCAGAACCCAAACTCACCAATCAATTGGTAGAAGAGAAACTCAATGCACCAATGTAG
- a CDS encoding serine/threonine-protein kinase has protein sequence MSYCLNPHCSQPENTDNVKFCQTCGTKLLLKERYRAIKPIGQGGFGRTFLAVDEDKPSKPPCVIKQFFPQAQGTNTVQKAIELFKQEAIQLDDLGQHSQIPALLAYCSQDDRKYLVQEFIDGLNLYQELEQNGAFNETQIRQLLNDLLSVLQFCHGKQVIHRDIKPENIIRRHSDRKLVIVDFGAAKSATGTALNRTGTSIGSPEYVAPEQIRGKALFASDIYSLGVTCINLLTERSPFDSYDTHNAAWIWGQYLKTPVSQELSRIINKMVETIPSHRYQTVDEVIKDLKFQSSSLPPKQITPPISPPPALVKTSSQIEKELQELKTQFTGGNVQPKNVNSQPQSPSNNPIDKELEELKSKFLNND, from the coding sequence ATGAGTTATTGTCTCAATCCCCATTGTTCTCAGCCAGAAAACACTGATAATGTTAAGTTTTGTCAAACCTGTGGCACAAAATTACTCCTAAAAGAACGCTACCGTGCTATCAAACCCATCGGACAAGGTGGTTTTGGGAGAACCTTTCTAGCTGTAGATGAGGATAAACCCTCAAAGCCACCCTGTGTAATTAAGCAATTTTTTCCCCAAGCTCAGGGGACAAATACGGTACAAAAGGCTATAGAGTTATTTAAGCAAGAGGCTATACAGTTGGATGACTTGGGACAACATTCCCAAATTCCTGCTCTGTTGGCATATTGTAGCCAAGATGACAGAAAGTATTTGGTTCAGGAATTTATTGATGGACTAAATTTATACCAAGAACTAGAACAAAATGGGGCCTTCAATGAAACGCAAATTCGGCAATTACTGAATGATTTATTGTCAGTGCTGCAATTTTGTCATGGTAAACAAGTTATACACCGAGATATTAAACCAGAAAATATTATTCGTCGTCATAGCGATCGCAAATTAGTTATAGTTGATTTTGGAGCCGCCAAATCCGCCACAGGAACAGCCCTAAATCGCACGGGAACAAGCATAGGTAGTCCTGAGTATGTCGCTCCAGAACAAATACGTGGGAAGGCACTTTTCGCCAGTGATATCTATAGTTTAGGGGTAACTTGTATCAATCTGTTAACAGAGCGATCGCCTTTCGACTCCTACGATACCCATAACGCAGCTTGGATATGGGGACAATATCTAAAAACTCCTGTGAGTCAAGAATTGAGTCGAATCATTAACAAAATGGTAGAAACCATCCCCAGTCACCGCTATCAAACAGTTGATGAAGTGATCAAAGATTTGAAATTTCAATCATCATCTTTACCCCCCAAACAAATAACTCCACCCATATCTCCACCTCCTGCTTTGGTGAAAACTTCCAGTCAAATTGAGAAAGAATTACAAGAACTAAAAACTCAATTTACAGGTGGTAATGTTCAACCCAAAAACGTTAATTCTCAACCACAATCTCCTAGCAATAATCCTATAGATAAAGAATTAGAAGAATTAAAATCCAAGTTTCTTAATAATGATTAA
- a CDS encoding NAD(P) transhydrogenase subunit alpha: MTEALLPALFVLVLASFIGFEVINKIPPTLHTPLMSGSNAISGISVIGAILAAGERNTNLSVILGLIAVILAMVNVVGGFLVTDRMLQMFKKKEIKA; the protein is encoded by the coding sequence ATGACAGAAGCATTACTTCCAGCCTTATTTGTCCTCGTCTTAGCCTCTTTTATAGGCTTTGAAGTCATCAACAAAATTCCCCCCACATTACACACCCCGTTAATGTCCGGTTCAAACGCCATTTCCGGTATTTCCGTAATTGGTGCAATCCTGGCTGCTGGGGAAAGAAACACGAATTTATCAGTCATTCTCGGTTTAATCGCCGTAATTTTGGCAATGGTTAACGTTGTCGGCGGTTTTTTAGTTACTGACAGAATGCTGCAAATGTTTAAAAAAAAGGAAATTAAAGCATGA
- a CDS encoding type II toxin-antitoxin system Phd/YefM family antitoxin — protein sequence MSVISASEARANFPDIMNRAEYRGERILIQRHGKAAVAIISIEDLKLLEAIEDAIDSAKLRRAIEENEGFTTIEEIIAKYPNE from the coding sequence ATGTCTGTCATCAGTGCAAGTGAAGCGCGCGCTAATTTTCCCGATATTATGAACCGTGCAGAATATCGTGGAGAAAGAATTTTAATTCAGCGTCATGGTAAAGCTGCGGTAGCGATAATTAGTATTGAAGATTTAAAACTATTAGAAGCAATAGAAGATGCAATAGATTCAGCTAAACTACGACGTGCAATAGAAGAAAACGAAGGATTTACCACTATAGAAGAAATCATAGCTAAATATCCCAATGAGTGA
- a CDS encoding NAD(P)(+) transhydrogenase (Re/Si-specific) subunit beta gives MSDFLPTGIQLTYLVAASLFILGLKKLGSPASARNGNLVAAVGMLLAIVATMLDQHVLNYEMILVGLAIGSVIGTVIAYKVQMTEMPQMVGLLNGLGGASSALIAVAEFWRLLDSSQPIPLDVNISMLLDVLIGGVTLTGSFLAFAKLQGLISGTPITFPLQQPFNILLLGSYLAGSAYLIRTPDSLPVFLAVVAVSLVLGVMFVLPIGGGDMPVVISLLNSLSGVAAAAAGFVVMNNMLIIAGALVGASGLILTEIMCKAMNRSLFSVLFSAFGSVSTSSGGAAAGASDQPVRSIDAEEGAMMLGYARSVVIVPGYGMAVAQAQHSVRELADQLERMGVDVKYAIHPVAGRMPGHMNVLLAEANVAYTQLYDMEDINPQFEQADVALVIGANDVVNPAARSDKNSPIYGMPILEVDRAKQTIVIKRGMSAGFAGVDNELFYKAKTTMLFGSAKDMVAKLVSEVKQL, from the coding sequence ATGAGCGACTTTTTACCAACTGGGATTCAGCTAACTTACTTAGTCGCTGCATCATTATTTATCCTGGGTTTGAAAAAACTCGGTTCTCCTGCTAGTGCAAGAAACGGTAATCTTGTCGCTGCGGTGGGGATGCTATTAGCAATTGTCGCCACAATGCTAGATCAGCACGTATTAAATTATGAGATGATTTTGGTAGGCTTGGCTATTGGTTCGGTAATAGGCACTGTTATTGCTTACAAAGTGCAAATGACGGAAATGCCCCAAATGGTGGGTTTACTCAACGGTTTGGGTGGTGCTTCTTCCGCACTTATCGCTGTGGCTGAATTTTGGCGGTTATTAGATAGTTCACAGCCTATCCCCCTCGATGTCAACATATCTATGTTATTGGATGTGTTAATTGGTGGCGTGACTTTAACAGGTAGTTTTCTCGCTTTTGCCAAATTGCAAGGTTTAATTAGCGGTACTCCCATTACTTTTCCTTTGCAGCAACCTTTTAACATCCTGCTTTTAGGTTCTTATTTAGCGGGAAGTGCCTATTTAATCAGGACACCAGATAGCCTCCCCGTATTTTTAGCTGTGGTGGCTGTTTCTTTGGTGTTGGGTGTGATGTTCGTCCTCCCCATTGGTGGGGGTGATATGCCGGTGGTAATCTCTCTGTTAAACTCCCTCTCCGGTGTGGCTGCGGCTGCGGCTGGGTTTGTGGTGATGAACAATATGTTAATCATAGCCGGTGCTTTGGTGGGGGCTTCTGGTTTAATCCTGACGGAAATTATGTGTAAGGCTATGAACCGTTCTTTGTTCAGTGTCTTATTTAGTGCTTTTGGTTCTGTCTCTACTTCTAGTGGTGGTGCGGCTGCTGGTGCTAGTGATCAACCTGTTCGCAGTATTGATGCGGAAGAAGGGGCGATGATGTTGGGTTATGCCCGTTCTGTGGTGATTGTCCCAGGTTACGGTATGGCGGTTGCTCAAGCACAGCATAGCGTCCGGGAGTTGGCTGATCAATTAGAGCGCATGGGTGTGGATGTGAAATATGCGATACATCCGGTGGCGGGGAGAATGCCGGGACACATGAATGTATTATTGGCGGAAGCTAATGTGGCCTATACGCAGTTGTATGATATGGAGGATATTAATCCCCAGTTTGAACAGGCTGATGTGGCGTTGGTGATTGGTGCTAATGATGTGGTCAATCCGGCGGCGCGTAGTGATAAAAATAGTCCTATTTATGGGATGCCGATTTTGGAGGTTGATCGCGCAAAGCAAACTATTGTGATTAAGCGCGGTATGAGTGCTGGTTTTGCTGGTGTGGATAATGAGTTGTTTTATAAGGCTAAAACGACGATGTTGTTTGGTAGCGCTAAGGATATGGTGGCTAAGTTGGTTAGTGAGGTGAAGCAGCTTTAA
- a CDS encoding Re/Si-specific NAD(P)(+) transhydrogenase subunit alpha, producing the protein MKIAVAKEIEVCERRVALIPDTVAKLVKQGLDVWVEAGAGEKAFFSDADYEAAGAKIIGNSAQLWSEADILLKVSPPQTREDGRTEIELLKSGSVLISFLNPLGNPVIAQQLANRQITALSMELIPRTTRAQSMDALSSQASLAGYKAVLIAAAALPKYFPMLTTAAGTIAPAKVFIMGAGVAGLQAIATARRLGAVVEAFDIRPAVKEEVQSLGAKFVEVKLEEETVAAGGYAKEISEDSKKRTQELVASHVKNSDIVITTAQVPGRQAPRLVTEEMVAQMKPGSVIVDLAAEQGGNCACTEAGKDIIWNGVTIIGPINLPSSMPVHASQLYAKNVTSLMQLLIKDKALEINFGDDIVDAACVTHGGEIRNQRVKDALQAVAV; encoded by the coding sequence ATGAAAATAGCAGTTGCGAAAGAAATAGAAGTTTGTGAACGGCGTGTAGCTTTAATTCCCGACACCGTAGCCAAATTAGTCAAACAAGGTTTAGACGTTTGGGTAGAAGCAGGGGCGGGAGAAAAAGCATTTTTCAGCGATGCTGACTATGAAGCAGCAGGTGCTAAAATTATCGGCAATTCTGCTCAATTATGGAGTGAAGCAGATATTTTACTCAAAGTTAGCCCACCCCAAACCAGAGAAGATGGCCGGACAGAAATTGAGTTACTTAAATCCGGTTCTGTATTAATTAGCTTCCTCAATCCTCTGGGAAATCCCGTAATTGCCCAACAATTAGCAAATCGGCAAATTACAGCTTTGAGTATGGAATTAATCCCCCGTACCACCAGAGCGCAAAGCATGGATGCCTTGTCTTCCCAGGCTTCTCTGGCGGGCTATAAAGCCGTATTGATTGCGGCGGCGGCATTACCGAAATATTTTCCCATGTTGACGACTGCGGCAGGGACAATTGCTCCCGCCAAAGTATTTATTATGGGGGCAGGTGTGGCAGGATTGCAAGCGATCGCCACCGCAAGAAGGCTAGGAGCAGTAGTAGAAGCCTTTGACATCCGCCCAGCCGTCAAAGAAGAAGTGCAAAGCTTAGGGGCGAAATTCGTCGAAGTCAAACTCGAAGAAGAAACCGTCGCAGCCGGTGGTTACGCCAAAGAAATTTCAGAGGACAGTAAAAAGCGTACCCAAGAACTAGTAGCCAGCCACGTCAAAAACTCCGATATCGTCATTACCACCGCCCAAGTACCAGGAAGACAAGCCCCCAGACTGGTGACAGAAGAAATGGTAGCGCAAATGAAACCCGGTTCAGTAATAGTAGACTTAGCCGCAGAACAAGGTGGAAACTGCGCTTGTACAGAAGCAGGTAAAGATATTATTTGGAACGGGGTAACAATTATCGGACCAATTAATTTACCCTCATCAATGCCAGTACACGCCAGCCAACTGTATGCAAAGAACGTTACTTCATTAATGCAACTGTTGATTAAAGATAAAGCCTTAGAAATCAACTTTGGTGACGATATCGTTGACGCTGCTTGTGTTACTCATGGTGGAGAAATTAGAAACCAACGAGTAAAAGACGCTTTGCAAGCGGTAGCGGTTTAG
- a CDS encoding type II toxin-antitoxin system RelE family toxin, whose amino-acid sequence MSERYTLRIAKTAEKDLLDLRPKQYKQVVSKILSLQGHPRPQDYAALKGYQGGYRIDQGEYRILYTIDDDNKLVDVFRVGKRNDDEVYKNL is encoded by the coding sequence ATGAGTGAACGTTATACATTGAGGATTGCTAAAACTGCGGAAAAAGACTTATTAGACTTACGGCCAAAACAATATAAACAAGTTGTATCAAAAATTCTCTCGCTTCAGGGTCATCCTCGTCCTCAAGACTATGCAGCTTTAAAAGGTTATCAAGGTGGTTATCGTATTGATCAGGGTGAATACAGAATTTTATATACCATTGATGACGATAATAAATTAGTTGATGTTTTTCGAGTTGGTAAACGTAATGATGATGAAGTTTATAAGAATTTGTAA
- the rpmH gene encoding 50S ribosomal protein L34: MQRTLGGTCRKRKRTSGFRARMRTPDGRNVISARRRKGRHRLSV; the protein is encoded by the coding sequence ATGCAAAGAACACTGGGCGGCACTTGCCGTAAGAGAAAAAGAACATCTGGATTTCGTGCCAGAATGCGGACACCAGACGGCAGAAACGTGATTAGTGCCAGAAGAAGAAAAGGAAGGCATCGTCTGAGCGTTTAG
- a CDS encoding type II toxin-antitoxin system VapC family toxin, with the protein MKYLVDTNILLRLVQKNSPMHLDTQRAILKLKKQGEFLCIIPQNIIEFWAVATRPLDKNGLGLSITQAEEESEKLKKIFILELDTPQIFTEWESLVIKYQVMGKQVHDARLAAAMVAHNITHLLTFNVDDFKGFSDIVVVDPRSIV; encoded by the coding sequence ATGAAATATCTGGTAGATACTAATATCTTACTGCGTTTAGTACAAAAAAATAGTCCCATGCACCTTGATACTCAAAGGGCAATTTTAAAGCTCAAAAAGCAAGGTGAATTTTTATGTATTATTCCACAAAATATAATTGAATTTTGGGCTGTTGCTACAAGACCTCTTGATAAAAATGGATTAGGTTTATCTATTACTCAAGCTGAAGAAGAAAGCGAAAAACTTAAAAAGATATTTATATTGGAGTTAGATACACCACAAATTTTTACTGAGTGGGAATCTCTGGTTATTAAATATCAAGTGATGGGAAAACAGGTGCATGATGCACGTTTAGCTGCGGCTATGGTAGCTCATAATATTACACATTTATTAACATTTAATGTTGATGATTTTAAGGGTTTTTCGGATATTGTAGTTGTTGATCCACGTAGTATTGTTTAA
- a CDS encoding DUF2808 domain-containing protein, whose protein sequence is MKRLLSALAVTSFLLAGLPAITLAQNGLTLFSGVKSENQLPFRLDFGGQTNSTDRYILRVPAKQMKLAVAQFAITYPDYYKGTFDPKSVEVLVKGKKVPLSEVKWDKEGGVIQIFPEEPVPAGRKVELVLSNVQNPAFGGVYYFKCQVLSPGDVPLLRYIGTWIISIT, encoded by the coding sequence ATGAAACGCCTACTTTCTGCCTTAGCTGTGACTAGCTTTTTATTAGCGGGTTTACCAGCGATAACTTTAGCCCAGAATGGCTTAACACTTTTTAGTGGGGTCAAAAGTGAAAATCAGTTACCCTTTCGGTTAGATTTTGGCGGACAAACCAACAGCACAGATCGTTATATACTCAGAGTTCCTGCCAAACAAATGAAACTCGCAGTAGCTCAATTTGCCATTACTTATCCTGATTATTACAAGGGAACTTTTGATCCCAAAAGTGTTGAAGTCTTAGTTAAAGGTAAAAAAGTCCCCCTATCGGAAGTCAAATGGGATAAAGAAGGTGGTGTGATTCAAATATTTCCTGAAGAACCAGTTCCCGCCGGTCGCAAAGTCGAGTTAGTCTTATCCAATGTACAGAATCCAGCTTTTGGGGGAGTTTACTATTTCAAATGTCAAGTTCTTTCTCCAGGTGATGTCCCATTACTACGTTATATTGGTACGTGGATTATCAGTATTACTTGA